One genomic window of Cellulophaga sp. Hel_I_12 includes the following:
- a CDS encoding DegT/DnrJ/EryC1/StrS aminotransferase family protein, whose translation MGENEQKYVKEAFDTNWVAPLGPNVDGFELAIESYINNGTQVAALSSGTAAIHLALEILGVGQGDEVLCQSFTFSASANPIVYLGASPIFVDSESETWNISPTLLEKAIVHRIAAGKKPKAIVAVHLYGMPYQVKEIQAISEKYDIPVIEDSAEALGSTFKGQKCSSFGTIGILSFNGNKIITTSGGGALVTKHKAYKEKAIFLATQARDDAPHYQHSHIGYNYRMSNILAGIGRGQMEVIDDRVAARRANHQLYFDALHSIDSIEFLPEPKGYFSNRWLSCILTPSFAHREKIRTALLAHNIESRPLWKPMHLQPVFSKCLSFIDATSEALFDRGLCLPSGSNLSKEDVLRVIRVIKTIDHD comes from the coding sequence ATGGGAGAAAACGAACAAAAATATGTCAAAGAAGCGTTTGACACCAATTGGGTGGCTCCGCTAGGGCCCAATGTAGATGGGTTTGAGTTGGCGATTGAGTCTTATATAAATAATGGTACACAGGTGGCCGCATTGAGTTCTGGAACAGCAGCCATACACTTGGCGCTAGAAATTTTAGGCGTAGGGCAAGGCGATGAAGTGCTCTGCCAAAGTTTTACCTTTTCTGCTTCGGCAAACCCTATTGTCTATTTGGGAGCTAGCCCTATATTTGTGGATAGCGAAAGCGAAACCTGGAACATCAGTCCGACATTATTAGAAAAAGCTATTGTGCATCGTATAGCTGCGGGTAAAAAGCCCAAAGCCATTGTTGCGGTACATTTATACGGGATGCCGTATCAGGTAAAAGAGATCCAGGCTATTTCAGAAAAATACGATATTCCTGTGATTGAAGACAGTGCAGAGGCCTTAGGAAGTACCTTTAAGGGTCAAAAATGTAGTAGCTTTGGTACCATAGGTATCTTATCGTTTAATGGCAACAAAATAATTACCACCTCAGGAGGTGGCGCTTTAGTGACCAAACATAAAGCCTATAAAGAAAAGGCTATATTTTTAGCGACCCAAGCCAGAGACGATGCACCGCATTACCAACATTCGCACATAGGCTATAATTACCGGATGAGTAATATTTTAGCGGGAATTGGTCGCGGCCAAATGGAAGTGATTGATGATCGTGTAGCGGCAAGAAGGGCAAATCATCAGCTATATTTTGATGCCTTACATTCAATTGATAGTATCGAATTTTTGCCAGAACCTAAGGGCTATTTTTCCAATAGATGGTTGTCGTGCATTTTAACACCGTCTTTTGCACATCGTGAAAAAATTAGAACTGCTTTGTTAGCACATAATATAGAATCGAGACCTTTGTGGAAACCAATGCACCTGCAGCCGGTTTTTTCAAAATGCCTCTCCTTTATTGACGCTACCTCAGAAGCGCTGTTTGATCGTGGGCTATGTTTGCCCAGTGGATCAAACCTAAGCAAAGAGGATGTTTTAAGAGTTATCCGTGTCATCAAAACTATAGACCATGATTAA
- a CDS encoding nucleoside-diphosphate sugar epimerase/dehydratase codes for MIKNYFTNTATKYASKWLVLLIDILMVSLSFIMSYFILFNLTLNFDVDKLFLQLPVIAMISLIAFLIIGSYKGVVRHTGVRDVYNIFNAICLFSIITIVLVVANRKFMVVDAFTIPLTIIIIHSLLSFIGLTASRYIFKAFYHSLVLSGSYTTKNVLIYGAGESGIVTQSALTNNTKSRVKVIGYVDKDVQKVGKHINGIRVYGPEVLTEKFILQKDVSEVIFSIQNIDHINLRVLVESLVDFPVLVKIVPPVEDWINGELKLSQIKQVQIEDLLDRAPISIKNSKISDAVDGKVIVVTGGAGSIGSELVRQICTYNYKSLIVVDQAESALYDLQQELKQNGFHNFIPIVADIRDKNRMNTLFQDHQPHLVFHAAAYKHVPLMEYNAYEAIKINVAGTKVMCDLSMAFGVEKFIFVSTDKAVNPTNVMGATKRIAEMYISCMQQQGVTKFITTRFGNVLGSNGSVIPLFKKQIDKGGPLTVTHKDVTRYFMTIPEASQLVLEAGAMGEGGEIFIFDMGESVKIFDLAKNMIKLSGLKYPEDIDIKVTGLRPGEKLYEELLANGENTMPTYHKKIMISKARDLDFTTTRSKIDQLCVANMFFDMDTVKLMKKIVPEYISNNSDLCQLDLKSTKEEVSQEVASKATKRATPLHQ; via the coding sequence ATGATTAAAAATTACTTTACAAATACGGCAACGAAATATGCATCAAAATGGTTGGTGTTGTTGATTGATATCTTGATGGTATCATTGTCTTTTATTATGTCCTATTTTATCCTATTCAACCTAACGCTGAATTTTGATGTAGACAAGTTATTCCTGCAACTACCGGTGATTGCTATGATCTCACTCATCGCATTTTTAATCATCGGTTCGTACAAAGGGGTGGTGCGGCATACCGGAGTTCGCGATGTATACAATATTTTTAACGCCATCTGTTTGTTCAGCATTATCACCATAGTATTGGTGGTAGCGAATAGAAAATTTATGGTAGTGGATGCGTTTACCATACCTTTAACCATCATCATTATTCACAGCTTGTTGAGTTTTATAGGCCTTACCGCGTCGCGCTATATTTTTAAAGCTTTTTACCATAGTTTAGTGTTAAGTGGTTCTTATACCACCAAAAATGTTTTAATCTATGGTGCTGGAGAATCTGGCATTGTGACTCAAAGTGCGCTCACCAACAATACAAAAAGTAGGGTTAAAGTGATTGGCTATGTCGATAAAGATGTGCAAAAAGTAGGAAAGCATATTAATGGAATAAGGGTGTATGGGCCTGAGGTGTTAACCGAAAAATTTATACTGCAAAAAGATGTTTCGGAAGTTATTTTCTCTATCCAGAATATAGATCACATCAACTTACGGGTTTTGGTAGAAAGTTTGGTGGATTTTCCAGTGCTTGTAAAAATTGTGCCCCCTGTTGAAGATTGGATTAATGGAGAGTTAAAGCTCTCCCAAATTAAGCAGGTACAAATTGAAGATTTATTAGATAGGGCGCCCATATCTATTAAGAACAGTAAAATTAGTGATGCCGTTGATGGGAAGGTCATTGTGGTTACTGGAGGAGCGGGTTCTATTGGTAGTGAGCTGGTGCGCCAAATTTGCACTTACAATTACAAATCATTGATTGTGGTAGATCAAGCAGAATCGGCTCTGTATGATTTGCAGCAAGAACTTAAACAAAACGGGTTTCATAATTTTATTCCGATTGTTGCCGATATCCGCGATAAAAACAGAATGAACACCCTGTTTCAAGACCATCAACCACATCTTGTTTTTCATGCTGCTGCGTATAAGCATGTGCCCTTAATGGAGTATAACGCCTATGAAGCCATAAAAATAAATGTGGCAGGGACTAAAGTCATGTGCGATTTATCGATGGCCTTTGGAGTAGAAAAATTTATTTTTGTGTCCACTGATAAAGCCGTCAACCCCACCAATGTTATGGGGGCTACCAAGCGGATCGCAGAAATGTATATTTCTTGTATGCAACAACAAGGAGTGACCAAGTTTATTACAACCCGTTTTGGGAATGTTTTAGGTTCTAATGGTTCTGTGATTCCTTTGTTTAAAAAACAAATAGATAAAGGAGGTCCCTTGACCGTGACTCACAAAGATGTAACCCGTTATTTTATGACCATCCCAGAAGCCTCGCAGTTGGTACTCGAGGCTGGAGCTATGGGTGAAGGAGGAGAGATTTTTATTTTTGATATGGGAGAATCGGTGAAAATATTCGATTTAGCCAAAAATATGATTAAGTTATCGGGTTTAAAATATCCGGAAGATATCGATATTAAAGTAACGGGTTTACGACCTGGAGAAAAGTTATACGAAGAGTTGTTGGCCAATGGCGAGAATACCATGCCGACCTATCATAAAAAAATAATGATCAGCAAGGCAAGAGATTTGGACTTCACCACAACACGGTCTAAAATTGATCAGCTCTGTGTAGCCAATATGTTTTTTGATATGGACACTGTTAAACTGATGAAAAAAATTGTTCCGGAATATATTTCAAATAACTCAGACTTGTGCCAGTTAGACCTAAAAAGCACGAAAGAAGAAGTATCGCAAGAGGTAGCTTCGAAGGCTACAAAAAGGGCTACACCTTTACATCAGTAA
- a CDS encoding polysaccharide biosynthesis/export family protein, with product MKISNKILLLVFSIAFLSSCGSRKDIVYFQDTSNFETLVDDNAFEPKFKIDDEVSILISTTNPEASIPFNLFRGVAESGGTPDQVSYLVDKYGEIDFPVLGKVKVAGLSPDELRTLLRSKLEGTYLNDPIINIRLKNFRVTVLGAVNRPGTYLVLGERVTILEALGLAGDLNIQGKRQNIMVLRDFNGTKVTRRIDITSKEAFKNPMFYLTQNDVVYVEPSKSAIKTSSLDQRVTIGLSLVTFAITSVLLLTR from the coding sequence ATGAAGATTAGCAACAAAATTTTGCTCTTAGTTTTTAGTATTGCTTTCCTTAGTTCCTGTGGTTCTAGAAAAGACATTGTCTACTTCCAAGATACCTCGAACTTTGAAACCTTGGTAGATGACAATGCTTTTGAGCCAAAATTTAAAATAGATGATGAAGTAAGTATTTTAATATCAACCACCAATCCTGAAGCGAGTATTCCTTTTAACCTTTTTAGAGGCGTTGCCGAATCTGGAGGTACACCCGATCAAGTAAGTTATCTGGTCGATAAATACGGGGAAATTGATTTTCCTGTCTTAGGTAAAGTGAAAGTCGCAGGATTATCTCCTGATGAATTGCGAACACTGCTAAGAAGCAAATTAGAAGGCACCTATTTAAACGACCCCATCATCAACATTCGCTTAAAAAACTTTAGAGTTACCGTGCTAGGAGCCGTAAACAGACCCGGTACCTATTTAGTGTTAGGGGAACGTGTTACCATTTTAGAGGCCTTAGGTTTGGCTGGAGATTTAAACATTCAGGGGAAGCGTCAAAATATAATGGTCTTACGTGATTTTAATGGTACAAAAGTGACCCGGAGAATTGATATTACCTCAAAAGAGGCTTTTAAAAACCCTATGTTTTACCTGACCCAGAATGATGTGGTATACGTAGAGCCGAGTAAATCTGCGATAAAAACTTCCTCCCTGGACCAAAGGGTGACTATTGGTCTTTCCTTAGTCACTTTTGCTATTACCTCAGTACTTCTTTTGACTAGATAA
- a CDS encoding tyrosine-protein kinase family protein, which yields MELNSDITSSNTFDFKGFIKTYTKNWKWFLFSLLSFLALAFVFIRYSQPQYAAEARVQILGEQGSSPELSAFQDLGILSENSMSAGIEDEILAFKSRSNLIEVVNELNLNIRIEALGKILSSELYQSAPFKINFIASDSIIRSSSFQFYIDFYSETSFNYATQEDGPTKIYFFGANIPSPVGDIVITPDDLKSLKSSIGRRFKVSIAPVTAVAQSYQDRIAIAPLGKSTTILNLYLTDPIPQKAKDVINTLIRVYNKNEVLDKKAIADKTSNFIDDRITEIYSELSVVDQSAQDFKTGRGITDIASEASMNLNLGAANRQELSAVTTELQIAQSMRDIVEDTEGYETLPSNIGLSDATIGSTTGRYNELVLERNRLLKSANEQNPTIINLNQQLDALKGNLKNSINSVTNNLSLQANSLSGQLSRINSKIYSSPKNERALTDISREQNTIEALYLYLLEKREESQIAYASSAPKLKVVDEAFAQSTAPVSPNKLSIYFAAMFFGFIIPFGIIYVNDLLDSKISNKSQLEKLTKDIPVLAELPKITRKMQKILVNDDRSVLAESLRILRTNLDYLINTNKNASTKNNVIYVTSSVSGEGKTFIASNLAMVLANTGKKVVLLGADIRNPKIYSFFNESQKDVDALGKSSTQRTDNFGLTDFLFDKTLEPKDVVKSLLVHTNEIDVIYSGKTPPNPAELLMSPRFKDLIADISASYDYVIVDTAPLMVVSDTLIISKYSDHIIYVTRAGVTETNVVNFPIKLQQEGKLNNLSFVVNDVKENNLGYGGQYGYGYSESKKKWWKFGA from the coding sequence ATGGAATTAAATTCCGATATAACATCTTCCAATACTTTTGATTTTAAAGGGTTTATTAAAACCTATACTAAAAATTGGAAGTGGTTTTTATTTAGTTTACTTAGTTTTTTGGCTTTGGCTTTTGTTTTTATTCGATACTCTCAACCCCAATATGCGGCAGAAGCGCGAGTTCAGATCTTAGGCGAACAAGGTTCTAGTCCGGAATTAAGTGCTTTTCAAGATTTAGGTATTTTATCAGAGAACAGCATGAGTGCCGGAATTGAAGATGAGATTTTGGCCTTTAAATCGCGCTCGAATTTAATAGAGGTGGTCAATGAATTAAATTTGAACATAAGAATTGAAGCTTTAGGAAAAATCTTGAGTAGTGAATTATACCAATCAGCACCATTTAAAATAAATTTTATAGCTTCAGATTCTATTATACGAAGTTCAAGCTTTCAATTTTATATCGATTTTTATTCCGAGACGAGCTTTAATTACGCCACTCAGGAAGATGGACCTACAAAAATATACTTTTTTGGTGCGAATATCCCGTCGCCTGTAGGGGATATTGTGATTACACCCGATGATTTAAAAAGCTTAAAATCAAGTATCGGTAGACGGTTTAAGGTTTCTATTGCTCCTGTAACTGCCGTGGCGCAGTCTTACCAAGATAGGATTGCTATTGCGCCCCTAGGTAAATCAACAACCATACTTAATCTCTATTTAACAGATCCGATTCCACAAAAAGCTAAAGATGTTATCAATACCTTAATAAGGGTCTACAATAAAAATGAGGTTCTCGATAAAAAAGCCATTGCCGATAAGACCTCAAATTTTATCGATGATCGAATTACGGAAATTTATTCCGAATTATCAGTTGTGGACCAATCCGCTCAAGATTTTAAAACGGGTCGCGGCATTACAGATATTGCCTCGGAAGCAAGTATGAATCTAAATTTAGGAGCTGCAAATCGACAAGAATTATCAGCGGTTACTACGGAATTGCAGATAGCCCAATCAATGCGCGACATTGTAGAAGATACAGAAGGCTACGAAACCTTACCATCGAATATAGGCTTGTCTGATGCGACCATAGGCTCTACAACAGGGCGCTATAATGAATTGGTGCTGGAGCGAAATAGATTGTTAAAGAGTGCTAATGAACAAAACCCGACCATTATTAATTTAAATCAGCAATTAGATGCTTTAAAGGGAAATTTAAAAAACAGTATCAATAGTGTTACAAATAACTTAAGCCTACAAGCAAATAGCTTGAGTGGTCAATTATCCCGAATCAACTCTAAAATATATTCCTCACCAAAAAATGAACGGGCTTTAACAGACATCAGTAGGGAACAGAATACCATTGAAGCTTTATACCTGTACTTATTAGAGAAACGCGAGGAGTCTCAGATCGCCTATGCCTCATCGGCACCCAAATTAAAAGTGGTGGATGAGGCTTTTGCTCAAAGTACAGCCCCGGTTTCACCTAACAAATTATCGATTTATTTTGCAGCGATGTTCTTTGGCTTTATCATTCCATTTGGAATCATCTATGTGAATGATTTATTAGATTCAAAAATTAGTAATAAATCACAATTAGAAAAATTAACAAAAGATATTCCCGTACTCGCCGAATTACCAAAGATCACTAGAAAAATGCAAAAGATTTTGGTGAATGATGACCGATCGGTACTGGCAGAATCACTGCGCATTCTTAGAACTAACTTAGATTATTTGATCAACACCAATAAAAACGCAAGTACCAAAAATAATGTGATCTATGTAACCTCTAGTGTGTCGGGCGAAGGTAAAACCTTTATCGCATCAAATTTGGCCATGGTTTTAGCGAATACTGGTAAAAAAGTGGTATTGCTTGGTGCGGATATTCGAAACCCGAAAATCTATTCTTTTTTTAATGAAAGTCAAAAAGACGTAGACGCTTTAGGAAAATCCAGTACCCAAAGAACTGATAATTTTGGATTAACCGATTTTCTATTTGATAAGACCTTAGAACCTAAAGATGTTGTAAAGAGCTTGTTGGTGCATACCAATGAAATAGATGTGATTTACTCTGGAAAAACACCACCGAATCCTGCTGAACTCTTAATGAGTCCAAGATTTAAAGACCTAATAGCCGATATCAGTGCTAGCTATGATTACGTCATTGTAGATACCGCTCCTTTAATGGTGGTGTCCGATACTTTGATCATCAGCAAATATTCGGATCATATTATTTATGTGACTAGGGCTGGGGTTACGGAAACCAATGTGGTTAACTTCCCTATAAAACTTCAGCAAGAAGGCAAATTAAACAACTTATCTTTTGTGGTCAATGATGTGAAAGAAAACAATTTAGGCTATGGGGGTCAATACGGATATGGCTACAGCGAATCCAAAAAAAAATGGTGGAAATT